A single Azospirillum sp. TSA2s DNA region contains:
- the hpnD gene encoding presqualene diphosphate synthase HpnD → MAEIAHKGGNPDSLTYTVDVVTRSGTSFYLGMRSLPLEKRHAMYAIYAFCREVDDIADGPDSNAVKRSELREWRAEVERLYAGNPTRPATRALADAVRRFGLPREEFLAIIDGMEMDLDDAMFAPDGTRLRLYCRRVAGAVGLLSLHAFGADEPEAQTFALALGEALQLTNILRDVTEDAEQGRLYLPGDLLRRHGIDPAAGISSVLSSTALDAACRDLAAIAHSRFADADRALLRCRRSRLRPALLMMGIYEELLDMLERRGWHGHEPPLSLSKPRKLWAALRRGLFRPKWRPPA, encoded by the coding sequence ATGGCCGAAATCGCACACAAAGGCGGCAATCCGGATTCATTGACTTACACGGTCGATGTGGTGACACGGTCGGGCACATCATTTTACCTCGGCATGCGGAGCCTGCCGTTGGAAAAGCGCCACGCCATGTATGCCATCTATGCCTTCTGCCGCGAGGTCGACGATATTGCCGATGGACCAGATTCAAACGCGGTAAAGCGGTCAGAGCTTCGCGAGTGGCGCGCCGAGGTGGAGCGGCTCTATGCCGGCAACCCAACGCGACCCGCCACGCGCGCCTTGGCTGACGCAGTTCGCCGCTTCGGCCTCCCACGCGAAGAATTCCTGGCGATCATTGATGGGATGGAGATGGACCTCGATGACGCGATGTTCGCCCCCGATGGAACGAGGCTGCGTCTTTACTGCCGGCGGGTGGCCGGGGCGGTGGGTCTGCTGTCGCTGCATGCCTTCGGCGCCGACGAACCCGAAGCCCAGACCTTCGCCCTGGCGCTCGGCGAGGCATTGCAGCTGACCAACATCCTGCGCGACGTGACCGAAGATGCCGAACAGGGACGACTCTACCTGCCGGGCGACCTGCTGCGCCGACACGGAATCGACCCGGCGGCGGGCATTTCATCGGTGCTCTCAAGCACTGCGCTTGATGCCGCCTGCCGTGACCTTGCCGCGATTGCGCACAGTCGTTTCGCCGATGCGGACCGCGCCCTGCTTCGTTGTCGACGGTCGCGGCTGCGCCCAGCGCTGCTGATGATGGGCATTTATGAAGAGCTTCTCGACATGTTGGAACGGCGCGGCTGGCACGGTCACGAGCCGCCGTTGAGTTTGAGCAAGCCCCGCAAATTGTGGGCCGCCCTGAGACGTGGGCTTTTCCGGCCCAAGTGGCGGCCGCCTGCGTGA
- the ispH gene encoding 4-hydroxy-3-methylbut-2-enyl diphosphate reductase — MSEWPIRVVLAQPRGFCAGVERAIDIVERALALYGPPVYVRHEIVHNRHVVESLSTRGARFVDEVDEIPSGAVTIFSAHGVSMAVESLARERDLHVIDATCPLVTKVHREGRRYATNGFDVVLIGHKGHAEVDGTIGQIDGTVHLVSSVADVMGFQPRDPDRIAYVTQTTLSVDDTREIIKALVARFPRIVGPQVNDICYATQNRQVAVRELAQRVDVVLVVGAANSSNSNRLREIGAEMGKPCHLIADAGAIDSAWFDGASSIGITAGASAPEVLVSGVVDYLASLRPIRLETLSGVVENVRFRLPSELDPDRVA, encoded by the coding sequence ATGAGCGAATGGCCGATACGCGTCGTTCTTGCCCAGCCGAGGGGCTTTTGCGCCGGAGTGGAGCGGGCGATCGACATCGTCGAACGCGCACTCGCGCTCTATGGCCCACCGGTCTATGTGCGGCACGAGATCGTGCACAACAGGCATGTGGTGGAGAGCCTGAGCACGCGCGGCGCCCGGTTCGTCGATGAGGTGGATGAAATCCCCAGCGGTGCCGTGACCATCTTCAGCGCACATGGCGTTTCCATGGCGGTGGAGAGCTTGGCGCGGGAGCGGGATCTGCACGTGATCGACGCCACCTGCCCGCTGGTGACCAAGGTACACCGTGAGGGCCGGCGTTATGCCACGAACGGATTCGATGTCGTCCTTATCGGTCACAAGGGGCACGCGGAGGTGGATGGGACGATCGGACAGATCGACGGAACCGTTCACCTCGTCTCCTCGGTCGCCGACGTTATGGGCTTCCAACCACGCGATCCCGACCGTATCGCCTATGTGACGCAGACCACCCTCAGTGTCGACGACACCCGCGAGATCATCAAGGCGCTTGTCGCACGCTTCCCGCGCATCGTCGGCCCACAGGTCAACGACATCTGCTACGCGACGCAGAACCGACAGGTGGCGGTGCGCGAGTTGGCGCAGCGTGTCGACGTTGTGCTGGTCGTCGGCGCCGCCAACAGCTCCAACTCCAACCGATTGCGGGAGATCGGAGCAGAGATGGGCAAGCCCTGCCACCTGATCGCCGACGCCGGCGCGATCGACAGCGCCTGGTTCGACGGGGCTTCGTCCATCGGCATCACCGCCGGGGCCTCGGCTCCCGAAGTGCTGGTGTCGGGGGTGGTCGATTACCTTGCGAGCCTGCGGCCGATCCGCCTGGAGACGCTGAGCGGTGTCGTCGAAAATGTCCGCTTCCGCCTTCCGTCGGAGTTGGATCCCGACCGCGTCGCCTGA
- a CDS encoding ABC transporter substrate-binding protein produces MGMPLVGASMPARCFAVLALLALSVLLFVPCPAPAQAASPVSAPIARLNQALLDLMKSGGHEPARSRLQRFLPLMQEIFDLDTALRVVAAPYFDKATEAEQHQALDAFTRRSAAQYVDRFNSYEGQTIDIVGERPGTRGTMLVDTDLRKPGKSPVRLTYVLRQEGSGWKILDVLAKGTISQIASQRADFQSSLRNGGLQGLTRDLNAKAEQLLNRS; encoded by the coding sequence ATGGGAATGCCCCTGGTTGGAGCGTCGATGCCGGCGCGCTGCTTTGCCGTACTGGCGCTTCTAGCGTTGTCGGTGCTATTGTTTGTTCCTTGCCCGGCACCGGCCCAAGCCGCGTCTCCGGTCTCCGCGCCGATAGCCCGGCTGAACCAAGCGCTTCTTGATTTGATGAAGAGCGGTGGGCACGAGCCGGCGCGCAGCCGGCTGCAACGCTTCCTTCCCCTCATGCAGGAGATCTTCGATCTGGACACTGCATTGCGCGTGGTAGCGGCACCTTATTTCGACAAGGCCACCGAGGCGGAACAGCATCAAGCGCTTGATGCGTTCACCCGGCGAAGCGCCGCCCAGTATGTCGATCGCTTCAACAGCTACGAGGGGCAGACCATCGACATTGTTGGAGAGCGGCCGGGAACGCGCGGCACGATGCTGGTGGATACCGATCTGAGAAAGCCCGGCAAATCTCCTGTGCGCCTCACCTATGTGCTGCGGCAGGAGGGAAGCGGTTGGAAGATCCTCGACGTGCTTGCCAAGGGCACTATCAGCCAGATCGCGTCACAACGTGCGGATTTCCAGTCATCCCTGCGCAACGGTGGGCTCCAGGGTTTGACGCGCGATCTGAACGCCAAAGCCGAACAACTGCTCAACCGGAGCTGA
- a CDS encoding MMPL family transporter, translated as MAACRWPITTVVLNLLLAGLAGWYSVEGLRINTSTTDMISPEAPFRRDAEAYRRAFPFADDQIVVVVDSPSSDQSDAAATRLAELMREHPESLADVEVPSADPYFRRYGLLFLDPLILQDLATRLAGAQAALGTLNEAPNLRGLASMFGLVLEHAGEDAPATLSDLLGRLADATDSVTSGRPEAVSWTGLIKLNDDERFGDRRFVTAQAVLADTAFGRGRPAVDAVRRAIDALKGEPEGSGVDARVTGAIVLRQTELDTVADTAGIATILSFILVTAVLTVGMRSWRMIAAMMITLMIGLTLSAGLAAAVVGRLNLISVTCAVIFFGLGDDFGSHLGLRYQEERRRGHPPPAAVLEAARSVGGPLSLSTLCAIIGFLSFVPTEYMGLAEFGVISALGMVVALFISLTLLPALFILMPPGPGVVRVEREDRAYATWMTRHNSALLGVTAFTALASLAALPLVRLDVNPLNLQDRRTEAVRTYRELAEVPRTSPYSVNILQSDLASAQAMADQLRDNEQVSGARTFASFIPKEQDAKLPIIADMALLLGPSLSAPAEVAALSPADRAEAVATLRNDLTRFAQGDTGNPEARAAAQRFAEALERVSSGGEERLTEIDRALTGGIPPLLGRLREGLDVERPVTAQDVPDSIRRRWIAPDGQARVEALPTHDISDGRDMARFANAVLAVAPHATGAPVTVTQAGRIVLRAFAEATALTLVLMALVLLAVQRSLSGMVLILVPLVIAALWTMAVAGLLDIPFNFANVIVLPLLFALGVSSSIHMVARGQELERSGTHGTNYGIELLVTSTPLAVLVSTLTTSTAFATLAISSHRGLSSMGMLLAIAILFTIISALLVLPSLMIGWHRWVHRHTPAADPTSPTRR; from the coding sequence GTGGCGGCGTGCCGCTGGCCCATCACCACCGTTGTCCTGAACCTGCTGCTGGCCGGCTTAGCCGGCTGGTATTCGGTGGAAGGGCTGCGCATCAACACCAGCACCACCGACATGATCTCGCCCGAGGCTCCCTTCCGGCGCGACGCGGAAGCCTACCGGCGGGCGTTTCCCTTCGCCGATGATCAGATCGTCGTGGTGGTCGATTCCCCTTCATCGGACCAATCCGATGCAGCGGCGACGCGCTTGGCCGAACTGATGCGCGAACACCCGGAGTCCCTGGCCGATGTGGAGGTGCCCTCGGCCGATCCCTATTTCCGGCGCTACGGACTGCTGTTCCTGGACCCGCTGATCCTCCAGGATCTGGCGACGCGCCTCGCCGGGGCACAGGCGGCGCTGGGCACATTGAACGAAGCCCCCAACCTGCGCGGACTGGCGAGCATGTTCGGCCTTGTCCTAGAGCACGCGGGCGAGGATGCGCCGGCCACCCTGTCGGACCTTCTCGGCCGGCTTGCCGACGCAACGGACAGCGTGACCTCAGGCCGGCCGGAGGCGGTTTCATGGACCGGGCTGATCAAACTGAACGACGACGAGCGGTTCGGCGACCGGCGCTTCGTCACTGCGCAGGCGGTGTTGGCCGATACGGCGTTTGGGCGTGGCCGGCCGGCAGTGGACGCGGTGCGCCGTGCCATCGATGCCTTGAAGGGAGAACCGGAGGGGAGCGGGGTGGACGCCCGCGTGACCGGTGCCATCGTGCTCCGCCAGACGGAGTTGGACACGGTGGCCGATACGGCGGGCATCGCCACCATCCTGTCTTTCATCCTGGTCACGGCGGTTTTGACCGTTGGGATGCGCTCATGGCGGATGATCGCGGCCATGATGATCACGCTGATGATCGGTCTGACACTGAGCGCCGGGCTGGCGGCGGCGGTGGTGGGGCGGCTCAACCTAATCTCGGTGACCTGCGCGGTGATCTTCTTCGGGCTGGGCGACGATTTCGGCAGCCATCTCGGCTTGCGCTACCAGGAGGAGCGGCGCCGCGGCCATCCCCCGCCCGCCGCTGTTCTGGAGGCCGCGCGGAGCGTCGGCGGGCCGCTGTCGCTCAGCACGTTGTGCGCCATCATCGGCTTCCTGTCCTTTGTGCCGACCGAGTATATGGGGCTGGCCGAGTTCGGGGTGATCTCGGCGCTCGGCATGGTGGTGGCGCTGTTCATCAGCCTGACGCTGCTGCCGGCTCTGTTCATCCTCATGCCCCCCGGCCCCGGCGTGGTGCGGGTGGAGCGCGAGGACCGCGCCTACGCCACCTGGATGACCCGGCACAACAGCGCGCTGCTGGGGGTCACCGCGTTCACCGCGCTGGCTTCGCTCGCCGCCCTGCCGCTGGTCCGGCTCGACGTGAATCCGCTGAACCTGCAAGACCGGCGCACCGAAGCGGTGCGCACCTACCGCGAGCTGGCGGAAGTGCCAAGAACCTCCCCCTACTCGGTCAACATCCTGCAGTCGGACTTGGCCTCGGCCCAGGCTATGGCCGACCAGCTGCGCGACAACGAGCAGGTCAGCGGGGCGCGCACATTCGCCAGCTTCATTCCCAAGGAACAGGATGCCAAGCTGCCCATCATCGCGGACATGGCCCTGCTTCTGGGGCCGAGCCTCAGCGCGCCTGCGGAAGTCGCTGCACTCTCCCCCGCCGACCGTGCCGAAGCCGTGGCGACGCTGCGCAACGATCTCACCCGGTTCGCGCAGGGCGACACCGGCAATCCGGAAGCCCGAGCGGCGGCGCAGCGCTTCGCCGAAGCGCTCGAACGCGTCTCATCCGGCGGGGAAGAGCGGTTAACGGAAATCGACCGCGCGCTGACCGGCGGCATCCCGCCGCTGCTGGGCCGGCTGCGGGAGGGGCTGGATGTGGAGCGACCGGTGACCGCCCAGGATGTGCCGGACTCCATCCGCCGCCGTTGGATCGCACCGGATGGGCAGGCGCGAGTCGAGGCGCTGCCCACCCACGATATTTCCGATGGCCGCGATATGGCGCGCTTCGCCAACGCCGTGCTGGCGGTGGCGCCACACGCCACGGGAGCACCGGTGACGGTAACCCAGGCCGGGCGGATCGTTCTGCGCGCCTTCGCGGAGGCGACGGCACTGACGCTCGTGCTGATGGCGCTGGTGCTGCTGGCGGTGCAGCGGAGCCTGTCGGGCATGGTGCTGATCCTGGTCCCGCTCGTCATCGCGGCGCTGTGGACCATGGCGGTGGCGGGCCTGCTGGACATCCCCTTCAACTTCGCCAACGTCATCGTCCTGCCGCTGCTGTTCGCGTTGGGCGTGTCGAGCAGCATCCACATGGTGGCACGCGGGCAGGAGTTGGAGCGGAGCGGAACGCACGGGACCAATTATGGAATTGAGCTGCTGGTCACCAGCACGCCCCTTGCCGTGCTGGTCAGCACGCTGACCACCAGCACGGCATTTGCCACCCTTGCGATTTCCAGCCATCGGGGCCTGTCCAGCATGGGCATGCTGCTGGCCATCGCCATCCTGTTCACAATTATCTCGGCACTGCTGGTGCTGCCCAGCCTGATGATCGGATGGCACCGCTGGGTTCATCGCCACACACCAGCAGCCGATCCGACGTCGCCGACCCGGCGATGA
- the dxs gene encoding 1-deoxy-D-xylulose-5-phosphate synthase has protein sequence MAKISKTPILDRVRSLRDLRALKPEQLRQFADELRTETVDAVSVTGGHLGAGLGVVELTVALHYVFDTPYDRLIWDVGHQCYPHKILTGRRDRIRTLRMGGGLSGFTKRSENEYDPFGAGHSSTSISAGLGMAVASKMKGERRNVIAVIGDGAMSAGMAYEAMNNAASTKSRLIVILNDNDMSIAPPVGAMSAYLSRLISSKPYLSLRHLAKEIADQLPRPLRNAARRAEEYARGMVTGGTLFEELGFYYIGPIDGHNLDHLLPVLQNVRDADDDKPVLIHVVTKKGKGYGPAEESADKLHAVAKFDVVTGTQSKPKSNAPTYTRVFAQSLIAEAAADPTIVGITAAMPSGTGLDLFGERFPDRCFDVGIAEQHAVTFAAGMATEGFKPFCAIYSTFLQRAYDQVIHDVVLQHLPVRFALDRAGLVGADGATHAGSFDTAYLGCLPDIVLMAAADELELMHMVATQAAIDDRASALRYPRGEGVGLELPERGSLLPIGKGRILQEGTKIAILSYGTRLGEARRAAAELAARGLSTTLADARFAKPLDEDLVRRLALEHEVLITIEEGSVGGFGSFVLQFLATAGLLDKGLKVRPMVLPDRFLPQDSPAMQYTEAGLTTGSIVATAVAALGIKTDASAPCLVVGG, from the coding sequence ATGGCAAAAATTTCAAAGACCCCAATTCTGGATCGAGTTCGCAGCCTCCGTGATCTGCGGGCCCTCAAGCCCGAACAGCTCCGCCAGTTCGCAGACGAGTTGCGCACCGAGACGGTGGACGCCGTCTCGGTGACCGGCGGCCATCTTGGCGCCGGGCTGGGGGTGGTCGAGCTGACGGTGGCGCTGCATTACGTCTTCGACACGCCCTATGACCGGCTGATCTGGGACGTCGGGCACCAGTGCTATCCGCACAAGATCCTGACCGGGCGGCGCGACCGCATCCGCACGCTGCGCATGGGCGGGGGCCTCAGCGGCTTCACCAAGCGGTCGGAGAACGAATACGATCCGTTCGGAGCCGGCCACAGCTCCACCTCCATCTCCGCCGGTCTCGGCATGGCGGTCGCCAGCAAGATGAAGGGGGAGCGGCGCAACGTCATCGCCGTGATCGGCGACGGCGCCATGAGCGCCGGCATGGCCTACGAGGCGATGAACAACGCCGCCTCCACCAAGTCGCGGCTGATCGTCATCCTCAACGACAACGACATGTCCATCGCCCCGCCGGTCGGCGCGATGAGCGCATACCTGTCGCGGCTGATCTCGTCCAAGCCGTACCTGTCGCTGCGCCATCTGGCGAAGGAGATCGCCGACCAGCTGCCGCGTCCGCTGCGCAACGCCGCCCGCCGGGCGGAGGAATATGCCCGCGGCATGGTCACCGGCGGCACCCTGTTCGAGGAACTGGGCTTCTACTACATCGGCCCGATCGACGGTCACAACCTGGACCACCTGCTGCCGGTGCTGCAGAACGTCCGCGATGCCGACGACGACAAGCCGGTGCTGATCCACGTCGTCACCAAGAAGGGCAAGGGCTATGGCCCGGCGGAGGAGTCGGCCGACAAGCTGCACGCCGTCGCCAAGTTCGACGTGGTGACCGGCACCCAGTCCAAGCCGAAGTCCAACGCCCCGACCTACACCCGCGTCTTCGCCCAGAGCCTGATCGCCGAGGCGGCGGCCGACCCGACCATCGTCGGCATCACCGCCGCCATGCCGTCGGGCACCGGGCTGGACCTGTTCGGGGAGCGCTTCCCCGACCGCTGCTTCGACGTCGGCATCGCCGAACAGCATGCGGTGACCTTCGCCGCCGGCATGGCGACGGAGGGGTTCAAGCCCTTCTGCGCGATCTATTCGACCTTCCTGCAGCGCGCCTACGATCAGGTCATCCATGACGTGGTGCTGCAGCATCTGCCGGTGCGCTTCGCGCTGGACCGCGCCGGGCTGGTGGGCGCGGACGGGGCGACCCATGCCGGGTCCTTCGACACCGCCTATCTCGGCTGCCTGCCCGACATCGTCCTGATGGCGGCGGCGGACGAGCTGGAGCTGATGCACATGGTGGCGACCCAGGCCGCCATCGACGACCGTGCCTCGGCCCTGCGCTACCCGCGCGGCGAAGGCGTGGGGCTGGAACTGCCGGAGCGCGGCAGCCTGCTGCCGATCGGCAAGGGCCGCATCCTGCAGGAAGGCACCAAGATCGCCATCCTCAGCTACGGCACCCGCCTGGGCGAGGCCCGGCGTGCCGCGGCGGAGCTGGCGGCGCGCGGCCTGTCGACCACCCTGGCCGACGCCCGCTTCGCCAAGCCGCTGGACGAGGATCTGGTCCGCCGGCTCGCGCTGGAGCACGAGGTGCTGATCACGATCGAGGAGGGATCGGTCGGCGGGTTCGGCAGCTTCGTGCTGCAATTCCTGGCGACGGCCGGGCTGCTCGACAAGGGCCTGAAGGTTCGTCCGATGGTGCTGCCGGACCGTTTCCTTCCGCAGGACTCGCCGGCGATGCAGTACACGGAAGCCGGCTTGACGACCGGATCCATCGTTGCCACGGCGGTTGCCGCGTTGGGTATCAAGACGGATGCCTCGGCTCCCTGCCTTGTCGTCGGGGGCTGA
- a CDS encoding NAD-dependent epimerase/dehydratase family protein: MEPSLVTGGSGFIGSHLVAALVDRGEHVRILDTAPPRTTRPNVTFLRGSVLDHEAVAEACDGVRQVFHLAAMAQLWHRDPSVFDAVNHGGTRIVLAAAMEAGVRRFIHCSTESVLNHGRPDNDGSHLGHEAMAGPYCRSKYLAEREALAAAERMPVVIVNPTAPIGPGDHTPTPPTAMLRLFLDGGPRLILNCNLNLVDVRDVADGMILAAERGVVGERYILGGQNLTLPDLADRIDRLAGRRCRRRWPIPGRLALAAAVLEEWMSDHITHRPPRAPATGVRLAITAEFVESTKAMRELGYKPRSLDNALADAVAWLMGTETMPASQPSS; the protein is encoded by the coding sequence ATGGAGCCATCGCTCGTTACCGGTGGCAGCGGCTTCATCGGCAGCCATCTCGTCGCGGCTCTGGTGGACCGTGGCGAGCACGTGCGGATCCTGGACACGGCCCCTCCCCGCACGACCCGGCCCAATGTCACCTTTCTGCGCGGCTCGGTGCTGGACCACGAAGCGGTGGCGGAAGCCTGCGACGGGGTCAGGCAAGTCTTCCATCTTGCTGCAATGGCACAGCTCTGGCATCGCGATCCGTCCGTGTTCGACGCGGTCAACCATGGCGGCACACGGATCGTGCTCGCGGCCGCGATGGAGGCTGGCGTGCGCCGGTTCATCCATTGCTCGACAGAGAGCGTGCTGAACCACGGAAGGCCGGATAACGATGGTTCCCACCTTGGGCATGAGGCGATGGCCGGTCCCTATTGCCGCTCGAAATATCTGGCCGAAAGAGAAGCCTTGGCGGCGGCCGAGCGAATGCCTGTCGTGATCGTCAATCCGACCGCTCCAATCGGTCCCGGCGACCACACACCGACACCGCCGACCGCCATGTTGCGTCTGTTCCTGGATGGCGGGCCGCGCTTGATCCTGAACTGTAACCTCAACCTGGTGGATGTCCGCGATGTCGCCGACGGCATGATTCTGGCGGCCGAACGCGGCGTGGTGGGCGAGCGCTATATCCTTGGCGGACAAAATCTGACGCTTCCCGACCTTGCGGACCGTATTGACCGGCTGGCCGGGCGCAGGTGCCGGCGCCGTTGGCCGATCCCCGGCCGCTTGGCTCTGGCCGCCGCGGTGCTGGAGGAATGGATGAGCGATCACATCACTCACCGCCCCCCGCGCGCACCGGCAACCGGGGTTCGTCTGGCGATCACCGCCGAATTCGTGGAAAGCACGAAAGCGATGCGCGAACTTGGCTATAAGCCTCGTTCGCTGGACAACGCTTTGGCGGATGCGGTGGCGTGGCTGATGGGCACGGAGACCATGCCGGCGTCTCAGCCGTCATCCTGA
- a CDS encoding DUF2141 domain-containing protein: protein MRCVPATTRTETTSSTAICWAIPLEGDGFGNDPRIMLAPPSFADASITVGEGGAETGLTLRY from the coding sequence ATGCGGTGCGTGCCTGCCACGACGAGAACGGAAACCACCTCATCGACCGCAATCTGTTGGGCAATCCCCCTGGAGGGCGATGGCTTTGGAAACGACCCGCGCATCATGCTTGCCCCGCCAAGCTTCGCCGATGCCTCGATCACGGTGGGCGAGGGCGGGGCGGAGACGGGATTGACGCTGCGCTATTGA
- a CDS encoding transposase: protein MAGWLGRTATLLKPLAERIIARVLVAGKLHVDDTPVSVLPSGASKTSTGRLWVYVHDD, encoded by the coding sequence TTGGCCGGGTGGCTCGGCCGCACTGCAACGTTGTTGAAGCCGCTGGCCGAGCGCATCATCGCCCGTGTACTGGTGGCGGGCAAACTGCACGTCGACGACACCCCGGTATCGGTGCTCCCCTCGGGCGCCAGCAAGACCAGCACCGGACGGTTGTGGGTCTATGTGCACGACGACTGA
- a CDS encoding sulfotransferase, whose product MSREPNCWRDWLPSANHPLYGCDALTLFKVVVDNGGVDARHVPTLAAVFASALLRAPFSLAERAWVAWSLRRLGPMPAPVFILGHWRSGTTHLYNLLSRDPQFGFISPVAVGLPWDMMGLGSVLRPVLERALPERRYIDNVAVRPDSPQEDEIALANMSPLSFYHGLYFPRHFGRNLQRGLYHEGCTAAETEGWRRRFVHLLEKVSLAQGGRRLLIKNPVYSARVAMLREIWPDAHFIHIHRDPRAVFVSTVHFYRTLLDKLALQPYGHIDVEQVVLDHYPRIMQALLDDTADLPPDRFVEVAFERFEREPLAEAERIYRRLNLPGYSAAEPRFKAYLGEVRGYAKNEHRLSEAGRERVERRWSPFIDRWGAPAVTP is encoded by the coding sequence ATGAGCCGCGAACCGAACTGCTGGCGGGACTGGCTTCCAAGTGCCAACCATCCGCTCTACGGCTGCGATGCGTTGACGCTTTTTAAGGTGGTCGTGGACAATGGCGGCGTGGATGCGCGCCATGTTCCGACGCTTGCCGCGGTGTTCGCGTCTGCCCTGCTGCGGGCACCGTTCTCGTTGGCGGAGCGGGCTTGGGTGGCGTGGAGTCTCCGACGTCTCGGTCCGATGCCGGCGCCGGTTTTCATCCTGGGCCATTGGCGCAGCGGTACCACGCACCTCTACAATCTGCTGAGCCGCGATCCGCAATTCGGGTTCATCTCGCCGGTGGCCGTGGGGCTGCCGTGGGACATGATGGGGCTCGGTTCCGTGCTGCGGCCCGTTTTGGAACGGGCCCTGCCGGAGCGCCGCTACATCGACAATGTCGCTGTTCGGCCCGACTCGCCGCAGGAGGACGAGATCGCGTTGGCGAACATGTCGCCGCTGTCCTTCTATCATGGGCTCTACTTTCCACGGCATTTCGGCAGGAACCTGCAACGCGGCCTTTACCACGAAGGCTGTACGGCGGCGGAGACGGAGGGCTGGCGCCGCCGCTTCGTTCATCTGCTGGAAAAGGTGTCACTTGCCCAGGGTGGGCGGCGCCTTCTGATCAAGAATCCCGTCTACAGTGCCCGCGTCGCCATGCTGCGGGAAATCTGGCCCGACGCACACTTCATCCACATCCACCGCGACCCGCGGGCGGTGTTCGTGTCCACCGTGCATTTCTACCGCACGCTGCTGGACAAGCTGGCGCTCCAGCCCTACGGCCACATCGATGTGGAGCAGGTGGTTCTCGACCACTACCCCCGGATCATGCAGGCGTTGCTGGATGATACTGCCGACCTGCCGCCCGACCGTTTCGTCGAGGTGGCGTTCGAGAGGTTCGAGCGCGAACCGTTGGCGGAAGCGGAGCGCATCTACCGCAGGCTCAATCTTCCAGGCTATTCGGCAGCCGAGCCGCGCTTCAAAGCCTATCTGGGCGAGGTGCGCGGCTACGCCAAGAACGAACACCGGCTGTCCGAGGCCGGGCGGGAGCGGGTGGAGCGCCGGTGGAGTCCCTTCATCGACCGCTGGGGTGCGCCGGCGGTCACACCATGA
- the hpnH gene encoding adenosyl-hopene transferase HpnH: MPVPLHQQLSVASYVLRQRLAGRTRYPLVLMLEPLFQCNLACAGCGKIDYPDTVLKRRLSVQQCLDAVDECGAPVVSIPGGEPLLHKNIGTIVAGIVARRKYVYLCTNALLLEKKLDLFEPSRYLTFSVHLDGFRPQHDKAVCQPGVFDRALTAIVAAKARGFRVGVNTTLFDDSKPEQTAAFLDWLKTLGVEGVTIAPGYAYEHAPDQEHFLNRSRTHELFRAVFLLGRGKRWPLNHSILYLDFLAGNQPYRCSPWGTPTRNIFGWQRPCYLLGEGYAASFRELMEETDWDRYGTGNHEKCANCMAHCGYEPTAVADALAHPLKLARIALSGPGASP, translated from the coding sequence ATGCCGGTTCCCCTTCACCAACAGCTTTCCGTCGCCAGCTATGTCCTCAGGCAACGCCTGGCCGGCCGGACGCGCTATCCGCTGGTGTTGATGCTGGAGCCCCTGTTCCAATGCAACCTCGCCTGCGCCGGCTGCGGCAAGATCGATTACCCGGACACCGTCCTGAAACGCCGGCTGAGCGTCCAGCAGTGTTTGGACGCCGTCGACGAATGCGGCGCACCAGTCGTGTCCATCCCCGGCGGGGAGCCGTTGCTGCACAAGAACATCGGCACCATCGTCGCCGGAATCGTGGCGCGGCGCAAATATGTGTATCTGTGCACCAACGCACTGTTGCTGGAGAAGAAACTCGACCTTTTCGAGCCCAGCCGGTATCTGACCTTCTCCGTTCACCTGGACGGCTTCCGCCCGCAGCATGACAAGGCGGTCTGCCAGCCCGGCGTGTTCGATCGCGCCCTGACCGCCATCGTCGCGGCCAAGGCGCGTGGCTTCCGCGTCGGGGTCAACACCACATTGTTCGACGACAGCAAGCCGGAACAGACCGCCGCCTTCCTCGACTGGCTGAAGACGCTGGGGGTCGAGGGCGTGACCATCGCACCCGGCTATGCCTATGAGCATGCACCCGACCAGGAGCATTTTCTGAACCGCAGCCGGACGCACGAGCTGTTCCGCGCCGTGTTTCTCCTGGGTCGCGGAAAGCGCTGGCCGCTCAACCATTCGATACTGTACCTGGACTTTCTGGCCGGCAACCAGCCCTACCGCTGCTCGCCCTGGGGCACGCCGACGCGGAACATCTTCGGCTGGCAGCGCCCCTGCTATCTGCTGGGCGAGGGTTACGCCGCCTCGTTCCGGGAGTTGATGGAGGAGACCGATTGGGACCGCTACGGCACCGGCAATCATGAAAAATGCGCCAACTGCATGGCCCATTGCGGCTATGAACCGACGGCGGTCGCCGACGCGCTGGCACATCCGCTGAAGCTGGCCCGCATCGCACTCAGCGGCCCCGGCGCCTCCCCATGA